DNA from Nitrospira sp.:
GCGAGCCCTCACTGTGCGATTCCCTGACCGAGTCAAGGACGTGGTGGTCTTAGCGGGCGACGGCGCGACGGTTGATATCGGCTTGGATATGACGCTCCAGGCGTGGTTCCGGCAGGAAAAATTCACCACCATCTGCTTCGACAACGAACTCTATGCCAACACCGGCGGACAGGAGAGCGGCCTCATGCAGAAGGGTTTCGTGGCCAAAATGGCCCCAGTCGGTAAGCTCTTCGAGAAGGTGCGTCTCCCGGAGATCGCACGGGAGTCCGGCTGCCATTACGTTGTGAACTGCACGGTCAGCAAGCCGTCGCTGGTCGAGAAGGTCGTCCGCAACGCGGTCCTGATCGCGCGGGAAATCGGACCGACCTATCTCCAGCTCTATACGCCCTGCATCCTGGAGATCGGCAAGAACAGCATGGAAGGTTTGCAGGAAATGCGGGATTCCGAGAAACCGTCCGAGCGGTTCGCCTACAAGGAATACATCAGCGAGCCGGCCAAGCAGCTTCTGGCCGAAGTCGCCGCCAAGGCCAGGGAAAAGAAAGCCGCCGCAAAGCAATTGGTTTCGTGAGGGGCATCACTATCACCACCGCACCTGCGGCTACGACAGAGAGCGAGGTTCCAGATGAGTCTTGATTATGTGAAATTCACACCGGGATTTGAACAGTTCATGCCGAAAGAATATCGGGATATGGTCGAGCACGGCCCGTTCGGGAAGAAAACGACGGTCTCGCAGATGGGCAGCTTCAAGGAAATCCTTGAGGAGCACCCCATGTGCGCCGGCTGCGCCATGACTCTGTTCATCCGATTGGCGATCATCGCGTTCCCGAATCCCGAGGACACCATCACGGTCGGGACAGCGGGCTGCGGCAGGTTGGCGATTTCGCAAGCGGCGATTCCGTTCGTGTATGGGAATTATGGCGATCAGAACGGCGTTGCCAGCGGCTTATCGCGGGGTTTGCGGCTCCGGTTCGGCGACAAGCCCAAAGATGTGGTGGTGATTGCAGGTGATGGCGGCACGGCCGACATCGGATTCCAGCAGGTCCTCCATTCCTGGTTCCGGAAGGAGCGGTTCACGACCATCATGTTGGACAACGAGGTCTACGGCAACACCGGCGGACAGGAAAGCGGGATGACGACGCGAGGTGCGGTGTTGAAGATGGCTCCGCTGGGAAAGAAATTCGAGAAGATGGATATGGTTACGATGGCCAAGGTTGCCGGCTGTTCCTATATCGCCACGGTCGTGCCGAACAACCCGCGACGGGTGGAAAGCGTCATCAAGAAGGCGGTGCTGATCGCCCGAGACATAGGCCCTACCTATGTTCAAGCCTATACCTCGTGCAACATCGAATATGCGATCCCGACCGACAAGGTGATGGAAGACGCCAAGACCGTGGAGGACGATCGTTATAAATTCACCGAGTATGT
Protein-coding regions in this window:
- a CDS encoding Pyruvate:ferredoxin oxidoreductase, beta subunit, with product MSKERITISPDLYDIMPSDYQDLVRNATYGKEDRGWKDIGTSKELIEQHSLCAGCPESMAFRYILASLPNPEDTVMVGSTGCTSLVFPMVAVHNIHSLFGNQNAIASGLKRALTVRFPDRVKDVVVLAGDGATVDIGLDMTLQAWFRQEKFTTICFDNELYANTGGQESGLMQKGFVAKMAPVGKLFEKVRLPEIARESGCHYVVNCTVSKPSLVEKVVRNAVLIAREIGPTYLQLYTPCILEIGKNSMEGLQEMRDSEKPSERFAYKEYISEPAKQLLAEVAAKAREKKAAAKQLVS
- a CDS encoding Pyruvate:ferredoxin oxidoreductase, beta subunit, with protein sequence MSLDYVKFTPGFEQFMPKEYRDMVEHGPFGKKTTVSQMGSFKEILEEHPMCAGCAMTLFIRLAIIAFPNPEDTITVGTAGCGRLAISQAAIPFVYGNYGDQNGVASGLSRGLRLRFGDKPKDVVVIAGDGGTADIGFQQVLHSWFRKERFTTIMLDNEVYGNTGGQESGMTTRGAVLKMAPLGKKFEKMDMVTMAKVAGCSYIATVVPNNPRRVESVIKKAVLIARDIGPTYVQAYTSCNIEYAIPTDKVMEDAKTVEDDRYKFTEYVSDEAKEYLAERYGYREFMPKAPAAITKA